Proteins from one Longimicrobiaceae bacterium genomic window:
- a CDS encoding FAD binding domain-containing protein, with protein sequence MLRLHDYRYVRPASVGEAAGFLRAHEDAMPISGGTDLMPNMKHRLFTPRFLVALKGIPEMHGIGFADADGMPVADDSADARQVVIGAGTTLTQVARQPLVRRIYPSLAEAAGKVAGPQIRNQGTLGGNLCLDTRCTYYNQSFFWRQALGFCLKKDGTVCHVTKTGKKCVAAHSADTVPVLMTLGAVVDLVSADGQRTVPVESFFVADGVWNTVRRRDELLVRVRIPLPAPGLRTAYTKVRQRESVDFPLLSIALAAQVDADETLRGVSLVVSALGSRPRVVAGLDKLAGLKLADAADAIAQQAFKQCHPLENIIVDPDWRRAMVPVYVRRAVDSLAAGHVRLAS encoded by the coding sequence ATGCTCCGTCTGCACGACTACCGCTACGTCCGTCCCGCCAGCGTGGGCGAAGCCGCGGGCTTCCTCCGCGCGCACGAGGACGCGATGCCCATCTCCGGCGGCACCGACCTGATGCCCAACATGAAGCACCGGCTCTTCACGCCGCGCTTCCTGGTGGCGCTCAAGGGCATCCCGGAGATGCACGGCATCGGTTTCGCGGACGCGGACGGAATGCCCGTGGCGGACGACTCCGCGGATGCGCGGCAGGTAGTGATCGGCGCGGGAACCACCCTCACGCAGGTGGCGCGGCAGCCGCTGGTGCGCCGCATCTACCCGTCGCTTGCGGAGGCGGCCGGCAAGGTCGCCGGGCCGCAGATCCGCAACCAGGGCACGCTGGGCGGGAACCTGTGCCTGGACACGCGCTGCACGTACTACAACCAGTCGTTCTTCTGGCGGCAGGCCCTGGGGTTCTGCCTCAAGAAGGACGGCACGGTCTGCCACGTCACCAAGACGGGCAAGAAGTGCGTGGCCGCCCACTCCGCCGACACCGTCCCCGTGCTGATGACCCTCGGCGCCGTCGTCGACCTCGTCTCGGCCGACGGCCAGCGCACGGTGCCGGTCGAGAGCTTCTTCGTGGCCGACGGCGTGTGGAACACCGTCCGCCGCCGCGACGAGCTTCTGGTGCGCGTCCGCATCCCCCTGCCCGCGCCCGGCCTGCGCACGGCGTACACCAAGGTCCGCCAGCGCGAGTCGGTGGATTTTCCGCTGCTCTCCATCGCCCTGGCCGCGCAGGTGGATGCGGACGAGACGCTGCGCGGCGTTTCGCTCGTCGTCTCCGCGCTGGGCTCGCGGCCGCGCGTGGTCGCCGGCCTCGACAAGCTCGCCGGCCTCAAGCTCGCCGATGCGGCGGACGCCATCGCCCAGCAGGCGTTCAAGCAGTGCCACCCGCTGGAGAACATCATCGTCGACCCGGATTGGCGCCGCGCCATGGTGCCCGTCTACGTCCGCCGCGCCGTGGACTCGCTGGCCGCCGGGCACGTCCGCCTCGCCTCGTAG